The Ornithinibacillus sp. 4-3 region TCCAATTTTTGAAGTGGCTAAAAATTTTAAACAAGCGTGCCATTGTGAGACAAATATGTTTAAAGAAGTTTTAAATACAGAGCATGTACAAAGAACAAGCTGTAAAGCAGATGGAGATCATCATTGTCATTTCCTTATTAAATTTACTGAGGATGATATACCTGTTACAAGTTAATTTCTACCTAATCTTTTATGCATAATTATTATACTAAATAGTTTATAAAGTATTAATTAAAAATTTGGAGGGATTTATAATGACCACATTTTCATTACCAGCATTAAATTATGGATTCGACGCATTGGAACCAGTTATTGATCAAAAGACAATGGAAATTCATCACGGAAAACACCATCAAACATATGTAACTAATCTGAATGCGGCGCTTGAAGGACATGAAGAATTAAAAGGAAAAACATTGGAAGAGCTACTTGCTAATTTAGGTACATTACCAGCACCTATTCAAACAGCTGTTAGAAATAATGGGGGAGGACATCTAAATCACTCGCTATTCTGGGAAATACTGACTACTCCTAAAGAGAATAATTCTCCGACAGGTGATTTAGCTGAGGCGGTCAACCAAAAGTTTGGTAGTTTTGAAAATTTTCAGGATGAATTTACGCAAGCGGCAACAGGAAGATTTGGCTCTGGATGGGCTTGGCTAGTTGTTAATAATCAGAATGAGATTAATATAACGAGTACGCCAAATCAAGATAATCCGATTATGGTAGGGGAAACAGCTATTTTAGGTTTGGATGTTTGGGAGCATGCCTATTATCTAGCTTATCAAAATAGAAGACCTGAATATATAGCGAATTTCTTTAAAGTTATTAATTGGGATGTTGTTTCTCGTAATTATGAAAAAGCTTTAAATAAATAATAACTTTTATCTACAAGATAAGATGCCTTTAGGCTCTTATCTTGTTTATTTGATGAAGTAATTTCGGGTTGCGAACAAAATTCTAAAAATGTTAAATCATAAGGAGAGAAGTGAGACAATGAAAGTTGATATTTTTAAGGAAGCAATGGCAAATTATCCTACAGGTATTTCAATTGTTACATCAAATGATGAACAAGGTAATCCAATAGGCTTAACGGTTAATTCATTTGCTTCTGTATCACTAGATCCATTACTTATTTTATGGTCAATTGATAATAGAGTTTCTACATATGAGGCATTTAAAAAAGCAGATAAGTTTGCTGTTAATATTTTAGCGAATGATCAAGCAGAAATTGCTAAATTATTTGCAAGCAGTCTTAGCAACCAGGAGAGATTTGAAGGTTGCGACTGGAATTCATCAGCATATCAATTACCAATTATTAAGAATGCTGTGGCTTCATTGCAATGTAAAACATTCCAGCAAGTCCAGGCAGGAGATCATATTATCTTTATTGGTGAGGTTATTGAAATTGACATAGAAAAAAGACAACCTCTTTTATACCATAGAAGAAAAATGGGAGGATTTCCAGAAAGCTTCCATGAAAGCTAGCCTAAGAAAAAAGTTAATTAATTGATGACAAAAAGAAAAATTAACTATAGGAGTAATAATTTGTAATATTACAAATGCATAAGTGTTTTTTAGTTTATGTAATAGCATCAATGGGTAAAGATACTTATATAGTATTACGTTTGTGTTACAAAATTGCTAAAGTGTTATTTTAGTTTGACTTTGATCATGTAATTCGGTAAGTTAGTAATTATTTCAAAAAAATGGATAGGGGAAAAGTAAATGAAGAAAAATCTTCGAAATATCATGTTTTTATTTATATTAACTGCTATGGTGACATTAGTAGCTTGTGGTTCAAGTGAAAAGGTTACCCTTGAAGGTGATGTAGATGGTGCAACACAAATCGTCACTTTTGAAGCTAAAAAAGATAAAATTGAAAAAGTAGAAATGAAAATAGCTCAAACATATGAGTCTTTGAATATGTCTTCTAAAGAGGAAGCTGAATCTACAATGGGTGAATTGATGGAAGAAGCGTTTGCGTCAGCGAATGAATCCGATGGAGTCGACGTTAGTGTTGGCTTTGAAGATGAAGAGCTTATTGTAGAAGCAAATATAGATTTCACAAAAGCAGATACAGATGCTTTAGATGAAATAGGTATGGGGCTTGGATCATCTTTAGATGATGAAGATTTAAGCTTGGAGAAAGCTGTTAGTGATTTAGAAAGTCAAGGTTTTGAAAAGAAGTAAATTAATAGATTAATATAGTTTTGGATTAATAGATTTTAAACAACAAACTCCCGGTGATTTTTATTGCTTGGGAGTTTGTTGACTTTATATGGATAGTGAGTTAAATTCTATGATTATCTGCGCGCCAATTTTTAATTATTTGTTTTATTTCACCTTTTGATAAATCCTCGTTTCCTGTCTTTTCTACTAAACTTACAAATTCTTCATCTGATGCAAAGCGTAATCCAATAAGTTGATTAACTGTAATTTTTTCATCGATTTTCTTTTGTGTTAACATGTAATATCGCAGTGTTTCTTCTGTTCGAATCAACCTATCTTGTAATTTAAGTGCATAAATTCGAGCAAGCATCCTAGAAATAATAGCGATAAGAAGGATGCTGAGCAAGAAGATGTGAACGAAAGTAAGGTTTTCCTGTGCCGTAGCAACAACGATATACGCAATGATAGAAAATAGCGTAATTGCACTCAATGGAAGCCAAAAAAAATGTTGTAGTGGTGATACTGCTGTGTGATTTTCAGCAGATTGTTTCTTTTCCAATATAATCTCCTCTTTTCTATATACCTATATGGGTATATTATAAATGCGTTAGAAGAGAAAGTCTATGAAATGGCTTATGGATTTAACACTAAAGACAATATGTAATCCGTTATAAAACCCGATTATCATAAAGAAGTTTATTATCGCAAGCAATCAAAATGATTTGGAATTTATGTTAGAATAGTAACAAAATTTCAATTCAAAATATTTTCTTATATATAAATGAGCCAGATTGGAAATCAATTCGTTAACAGAGAGGGGTTACTTATTTATTGAAGTCTTTTTATAAATTTATGGTAGTACTGTTATTCTGTCTTTATTTAATTATCCTTTCAAAACAAATATTATTTAAATTTCTACCTCTACAAGTAATTGTAGACCATATCACTTTGAATTTTGAGGGAGAAACTTTTTGGCACAGTCATAACTTTATTCCGTTTAAAACTATTTCTTATTATCTTTTTACTGCAGCAGATATGAATTTTAGTATACGTATTGTGAATTTAGCAGGTAATGTAATTGGTTTTATGCCGTTTGGTTTCCTGATGCCTTTGCTATCAAGGAAGTTTTTAAACTTAAAGGTCATTATTTTAGCAACTTTTTGCTTGAGTTTAGCTTTTGAGCTTATACAGCTTATATTTAGGTTCGGTAGTTTTGACGTAGATGATTTAATTCTGAATACGTTTGGAGGAGTATTAGGGTACTTATTTATTTTCTTGATTCTAAAATTTATATTTAACAATAGAAAATAACGGTATGCCATTAATAGGTGAGATTGTAACAACAAATTACAGTAATAGTTGTGTGCTTAATTTTACAAAATGTAAAAAGAAAGTATTCCCCAAATCTTGTATAATGGTAATTAACTATAACAACCGGACTATAAAGTAGCACAATTTTAAAAAAAGGAAGATGTAAAATGAATAAATATTTAATAGCTTTTACAATGATATTAGTCTTATTTCTTGCAGGTTGTTCTCTAATTCATGAAGCAAATTTAGCATCCCCAAATGAAGAAGCGGCAACGGAAGAGGCGGAAGGCGGTCATTATGAGTTGATATCAGTAAAAATGTCCGATAAACCAAAGTTCTCGAAGGAAGAATGGAGAGAAATCCTTAAACAGATTCAAAATGGTGAAGTTATTTTAGAGAAGGAATAAAAAAGAGATCAAGTATGATATTTTTTCTTTAAATCTTGAAATAGGAGAGAAAGGCAAGAGTTAATATGAAAAAAACACTTCTCATAACATTTATTGTTTTGTTAAATGTTTTACTTATTGGGTGTGGAAAGCCTGATATAGAAGGTATTGTATTAGAAGTAAATGACGATGGGGTAAAACTTGCTACAGAACTTTCTCCTGCTGAATATGAGAAAATCAAAGATGAGTCGGTTTTAGATATACAAAATGAAGATGTAAATGGTAGTACATCTCTTGGTTTGATAGATCTAAATTATGAACATACAGATAAATTCAGTAAAGGTGATGAAGTAGAAGTATGGATGGAAGGGGATATAATGACATCTTATCCTTCAAAGGCTAAAGCCAAAAAAATTTCAAAAAAATATTAAATTCTCCCTTGAACTGAAAAGAAAACCATTCAAGAATCATCATTATTACAATCTCCCCCATCTATCTACAGATGAGGAAGATTGTTTTATGTTCCGATTTTTATTAAATGGAGCGGTAATATATTAAATAAAGATACCAATCCAGATAGCTGTCACAAAAGCGAGTAGAAGAAGGATTTTTTCAATGCTTGTTACTTTCTCAACATCCTCGACATCCATTTTCATCATAAGATAAATACCATAAATTAGTATAACACCAGCTCCAATTGCTCCAATTGGGCGTGTAAAAGCCATCCAAACTAGTAACGTACCAACAAATATAAAATAAAGCAGTGCTGGAAGCTTGGCCCCTATTTCCCCAAATTTATCTTCTGCCCAAACAACTGATGTACGTTTTATAGGCTGTGCTTTTCGATCGGCATGCCTATCAGGAATATGATGCACCATGACCCATGTCATACACCATATGGCATTAATCAATGCATTTTGCCAAGCCCATATAGGTACTTGCTCAAGTAATATCCATGGTGCTGCAATTCCCAGCAATAACATTGTTGGAAATAAACTAAACCATTCGCCCACAAAAGGATAATAAGCTAATTGAAACGGTTTTAATGAATAGGAAGCTGCTCCCCAAAGACCTACAAGTGTCAAAACAGCAAATTCTATATACCCTAAAAAGGCAAAGACAGCTGTAATAAACAGTAAGAATATGCTTATCCCAATACCTAATTGAATTAACATCCGCTCTGACATCGTTCCTGTCTGTAACACCCTACTGCCTCCAGAAAGTATACCAGGACTATGCTGATCTGTGCCAGATTGGTAATCTGCCAGATCGTTAAAAGTATGTGTCAACATTCCATGTATCAATACTGTTCCAATTAATAAGATGGAAGCAACACTGATAATCGTCAATGCTGATAAAGTATAATGAAATAAAAGTGGCAATACGGTTGATAGAATAGCTGCCACACTGGAAGATACAACTGCTATAATCCTTAATAACATACCAATTCCTTTTAAGCTAAATGCTGGCTGTGATGGAATCATAATCATCATCCTTTTTCAATTAGATAATTTTAAATTTTCTTTTGTTATTAGCATAGTTGTAATTCCGAACATTTATACTATATTTCTGTCAATATACGCTGTAATAATATAACTTTGACATCCCATATAAAATCTCCTTTATCTAAGGGTTATGTTGAACTACTAATAAATCTATCTGATCAAAGAAATCTCAACAGTTTGTAAATATTAAGCGAGTCGCATTGAAATGATGGAAATTTAACTTAAATTAATTAAGTGCTACACTTAATATGGCATGATGAACTTTTTAAATACATATTGATAAACTGAGGGGAGGGATAATTTGAAGAATAGGATACAAGAGTCATCTCCTATTTCGACGAAGGAACGTATTGAATCATTGGACATTATTAGAGGGATAGCATTGTTCGGAATTTTATTAGTGAATATGCCATTATTTCAGTCTCCTCAATTAATTGCAGATTTATATATGATGTCACCCGAATTAAGCTCAAGTGATCAGTTTTTACGAATGCTACTTGATGTTTTTGTAGAGACGAAATTCTTTACGATATTTTCCTTTTTATTTGGTGTTGGCTTTTATATTTTTATGGAACGTGCAGTAAATAAAACAGATCATTTTTATCGCTTATACTCACGGAGATTAATCGTGTTAGCCATCTTCGGATTCTTACATCTTTGCTTATTGTGGTATGGTGATATTCTTTTAGGATATGCGCTTGCTGGATTCTTTTTAATTTTCTTTTATAAGAGGAAGCAGAAGACGATTCTTCTTTGGTTGATGTCATTTTCAATTGCGCTGATTGGACTTTTAGTATTTGGTATTTTTGGTTCGACTGATTTAGCCACCATGGAACAGTAAATAAGTAACTTAAAAGAAGAGGGGACAGATAAAGTAGAAGAAGCGATTGATATTTATCAAAATGGTAGTTATTTAGAATGGCTATCTTATCGTTTTACCAATGAAGTAATTCCTGTTTTAATGAATACGCCAATGAATATACTAACTGCTCTATTTATGTTCTTAATAGGTTTATATGCAGTAAAACGGGGAATTTTTAGGGATTTTCCTTCTCATAAACCTTTTATAAAGCGTGTCTGGTTGATTAGTTTGTTAACTAGTATTCCGTTGAGTGCTGGCATTATTTTATTACATTTAAAAATACTTAATTTTGGCATTTTAAATGAACAGCTAATACAGTCACTTTTAACGATAAGTGGATTGAGCCTTTCGTTCTTTTATATTTCAACGATTTTATTTTTACTAGAAAGAGAGAAATGGAAGAGAATTCTTCATCCTTTTAGTTATGTTGGCAGGATGGCATTAACAAATTATATTACCCAAACAATAATTGGGGTAGGGATATTCACTGGGTTAGGGATGTTTGGAGAAGTGAATATAGGTTTGGGGATTCTGATAAGTATTATTGTTCTTCCATTGCAAATGATACTAAGTTACTTTTGGCTAAAACATTTTCGTTTTGGTCCCCTAGAGTGGGTTTGGCGTTCACTTACATATGGTGAATTTCAGCCTATGAAAAAACAGTTGTGATGTTTAAATGAATTTATTGAAGAGAAATACTATAAGACTCTAGTAGCTACAACACGAAATCACAGCAAAATAAGAGAAGTCTCCCTCCATTCGGTTTGCTACAATAAAAGTATAAGGAAGGGAGCGGATAGTATGGGAAAAGTAATTTTAGATATTTCCATGTCACTTGATGGGTTTATTGCTGGTTTGAATGATAATCAAGAGCAACCACTTGGAGCGAACGGTGAAATAATTCATGAATGGTTATTTAGTGGTGATCAGCCGAGTCGCTATAATGATTTTTTTAGGTTATCTAGTATCAATAAAGAGGTCTTTGACGGTTCTATTCCAGACATAGGTGCTATGGTAGTTGGGAGAAGGACATTTGATATTGTAAATGGATGGGGAGGTAGTCATCCAATTCAAGGGATACCAATTTTTATAGTGACTCATGAAGCGCCAGAAAATTATCTTGAGAATCATACAAGCTTTACATTTGTTACAGATGGTATTAAAAGTGCTATCGAACAGGCAAATAAAGCTGCAAATGGCAAAAATATAAGTATCGGAGCGGCGAGTATTGCTCAGCAGTGTGTACAAGCAAAGCTTCTTGATGAAATGCATCTTCACATATCACCTATTCTGCTGGGGAACGGCATTCGTTTATTTGATCAAATTGGGCAGGAGCATATTAAATTAGAAAGTAAAGAAGTTGTCGACGGATCAGATGTTGTACATGTTAAATATAAAATATTATATTGAAATCTTGGTATGACTTTCTCAACAAAACCTGCCATAGATTCTAAAACATCCAATGTTACTATGAAACATTGGATGTTTTATTTTGGGGCATGCTGAAGTACTATACTGTACATATGAATCACTCTATGTAAAAGTGGTAACATAGTATATATTTTAGAAATATAAATAGTCCAGTTTTACTTTTTGGAGTGATCGCATTGAAAAGATGGTTACAAAATCGAACAAAGACTCAATACTTAATAAGCGGTTTACTACTAATTGCTTTTATAGCGTCTATGATTTTTATTAATAATAATCATGAATTATATACACGTACAATAGTTCAAATAACAGATGTGCAGGAAACTCACAGAGAATCTCAAGTAGATAGACATGGAAATCAGGATGACTTTGTAATTCAGAGCGTTACTGGAGAAATTAAAAATGGTCCCGATAAGGGTGAACTCACTACTTTTGATAATGAATATATGCAGTCCCTGGCATTAGATTATGAATTATCAGTAGGAAATGAAATTTTTCTCGCAACAGATGGAAAGGCAACGGGAGATATCAAACGGGATAAACATTTTGTATTCGTAGCGTGGATATTTCTTATCATTCTCCTGATTGTCGGTAAATCAAGAGGTGCACTCTCAGTCTTAAGTTTACTTGTGAATGCATTAATTCTATCTATTGCTTTGGATATTTATATACAAAACCCTAGTCTCGGCTTATCCGTCATTACATTAGTTAGTATTGTGATTTTTACTATTTTATCTTTATTAATGGCAACTGGTTTTAATGAGAAGACATATACAGCCATTCTTACCACATTGATTGGTACAGGATTATCACTGCTTATTGCTTATTTAGCACTCCGTTTTACTGGGGAAGAAGGGCTTCGTTATGAAGAGATGGCATTCTTAACTAGAAATCCTCAGGTAGTCTTTATGGCAGGTTTATTAATCGGTTCGCTGGGAGCGGTGATGGATGTTGCAATTACGTTATCAGCTTCTATGTTTGAAATGTATGAAAAGAATAACCGGATTAGTGTAAAAGTGTTGAAGAAGGCTGGATATGAAGTAGGGAAAGATATTATGGGAACGATGACGAATATTTTATTTTTCGTCTATGTTAGTGGATCGATTCCGATGCTGCTTATTTATTTTAAAAATGCCACGCCATTTGGTTTTACATTATCGATGAATCTATCTTTGGAATTAGCACGTGCTTTAGTAGGAGGGATTGGCATTGTATTGACCATTCCAATTGCCATCTACATTTCTATTTTCTTTATTCGTAGAAAGCAGGTGAAATCATGAATGTACTAATCGTGCTAGCAGTTATATTGTTTGCATTAATGGCTTGGGTTGGAGGGATGAAGGGTGTACGATCTTTTATTGCACTTTTTATCAATTTTATCATTGTACTCATGGCTGTCTTTGTGATGAATGATCCTTCAGGAAATCCTATTATTATTGCATTAATCGCATGTGGATTTATTAGTGCAGTCAGCCTGTTTTTCATTAATCGATTTAATAATAAAACGATGCTCGCCTTTTTGGCGACTATTGCGACGATGGTTATTCTAATTTTCTTTATTATTATTTTAACGGAGCAGTCGATGATTTATGGGCTTGGTGAAGAGGAATCTGGAGAGATAACGACCTTTAATGTCCATATTGGGCTTAATTTTGTTCAGATTGCTACAGCAGTGATTATTATGAGTACAATTGGAGCAATTGTTGATACTGCTATTTCAATAACTTCACCATTACGGGAAATACATGAACAAAACCCTGAAATTTCTAAAAAAGATTTATTCTTAGCAGGAATAAATATTGGTAGAGATATTCTTGGAACAAGTACGAATACTTTATTCTTTGCCTTTTTTGGCGGTTATATGGGATTGTTGATTTGGTTTAAGGATTTAGATTATTCGATAGGGGATATCATTAATGCCAAAGTATTTAATGATGAAATGCTGACGATTTTTATTTCTGGTATTGGAATTGCCCTCGTTATCCCTATCGCATCACTGATGAGTGCTTATTATTTGAAACGGAAAAAGAAAAAGGAAGCTTCCAATGAAAACGAACAGATAGAACAAAATTAGCAAGTACAAGAAATCTGAATGGGCTTAATATGATAAGTCTATTTGGATTTTCTATATGATAAACTGTTGTATAAAGATCCGTCTAAAAAAGGAGAGATATTTGTGGATATTGGAAAAGAATATTTGAAGGTAATACAAGCAAGATTTGCAGATGTAAAAAATCTTGGTGATAAAACAATAACCCAACTATCAGAGCAGGATGTACATTGGAAATTAAATGAGGCATCCAACAGCATCGCGATTATTGTAAAGCATATGAGTGGCAACATGATATCTAGATGGTCCGATTTTTTAACATCAGACGGGGAGAAGCCTTTTAGGAATCGTGATCAGGAATTCGAGGATGATATATCTTCCAAGCAGGAAATGATCACACTTTGGGAAAAAGGCTGGAACATATTTTTTGATACATTAAGTGGTTTAGAAAGTTCGGATCTCCTAAAAAACATCACCATTCGTGGAGAGCAACATACCGTGTTAGAAGCGATCGAGAGACAAATGGCTCATTATGCTAGTCATGTTGGTCAAATGGTGTATATCGGTAAGCAATTAAAAGATGAAGATTGGCAAACTCTTAGTATTGCGAAAGGGAAGTCAGAAGCATATTTACAGGAGAAGTTGAAAGAGCATAGGTCTTAAAAAGAATTTTCTTATGAAAATATAATAAAAGCAGGGGCTGTCCAATAAGCCCCCAAAATAAAACAAGAGGAAGAAAAATAAATCATTTTTCTCTTCTTGTTTTTCATTTGTAAAAAATTCCTGAAAAGTAGCCTGCGAAGCTCAGCTATTTTCAGGATATTGTGGGCTATTGCCACGATCCCGAATTCTGTGTGGACTTTATCGATACCCCGTAAAGAAAATCTACGGAACGACCGATTGCCCTTGATGTGACCGAAAACACTTTCTACTTCCACTTTTCGTTGGGCGTAGATTGCTGCTTCCTCTTCACTTTCAAGGGCTGCTTTTGCCTTAGCTTTCATTTCTTCAAAGATTGTATTCCAAAAAATTTGTCTGTTCCCCTTTGCCTTCGTACACTGGGGCTTCAATGGACAATCCAAACAACTTTCACATTCATAAATTTTATAACTCTGCACATAACCAGACCTATTCTTCCGATTGAGATATTTTTTGAACACGACTCTTCGGTTATTTGGGCAGATATAATCATCCTCATGGGCACGATAGGTCCAATTTTTAAAGTTTTTAATGTCTTTTTTGTACGCTCTTTTTTGTTCTTTGAGATAGGTGCCATAGGGTATTAAAAATTCAAAACGAGGGGATTTCTCTTCACCAATCGCATATAAATAATTTGCTTCACTTCCATAACCTGCATCGGCAATGATCCGTTGAGGCATCGGAAGGTTAGAAGCTGCCAACTTCTCCAAGTGTGGAATAAAACACCGAGTATCATTTGGTCGTTGATGCACGGAGTAATCGACAATCAATTGATTTTCTGTGGCCATTTGTACATTATAGCCTGGCTTCAACTGTCCATTTCTCATATGATCTTCTTTCATCCGCATAAACGTGGCATCCGGATCTGTCTTGGAAAAGCTGTTTCGATCTCCTAAGATGGTTTGATAGGTCTGATACTTTTCCATACGTGGAAGAAAGTTCTCACGTATTTGTTTCATTGGTTTTTTTAAGGTGCTACGACGAGAGCGGAGCTGTTTTCGAAGCTGACTTTCTTCCGTATTTTCGATAGCTTCAGAAAGGGCATCTACTTTTTCTGCTAGTTGATTGGCAATCGCTTCTAAGTCTTCCGCAGTCGCTTCTTCTTTAGAATGGCTTATCTCTAGCTCTTCCTGTGCGGCAATCGTATCGATATGTGCCAACGTTTCCTGGATGCGTTGCTTTAACTGCGCCTCCCATCGCACGGTTGATTTTTTCCATACGAAAGAATACTTATTGGCATTGGCTTCTATCTTTGTGCCATCCAAGAAGTAGTTTTCCATCGTAATCCATTGATCTTCTATCAGTTGCAGAATCATCGTTTCAAATAGCTGATCCATCATGGCTTTCATTCGCTTCCCACGAAACGCATTGATGGTGCGAAAATCAGGGGTTTGCATACCTGCAAGCCACATAGTTGGTAGATTTTCTTTGGTCATTTTTTCGATGTCTCTACAGGAATATATTTTTTGGCTGTAAGCATATAAAATAACTTTCAGCATCATTTTGGGATGAAAGGCTGGTCTACCTCCACCGCTATAATAACGATAGAGCTGTTCCTTTGGGATACGCTCCACCATTTCATCTACCACTCGTGCTACATGATGTGTAGGGATATAATCTTGGATATCAAAAATCACCGTGCTTTGTCGGTTATCGTAAGGTTTAAATAAGGGAGTTGCTGGGTTAGAAGCTGTAACTTTTTCCTCGATTACCTCTAGAGGAAGTGTCGTTTGTGTGGTACAATTTGTATGAGATTTCATAAAAAATCGCCCTTTCTGAAATGTTGTGTGGTAACTCCATTTTACAAGAAAAGGCGATTTTTTTATATGTTTTTTAGGAAGAATAAAGAAAAAAAGGGCCGTCATAGAAAAGCAGTTTTCACTGACTTTTTGGACAGCCCCTGCTAAACTCACTCAGATTTCTTCTCAACTGGAATCCAGATCTCACTATAAGCGTTTATTCCATCTTCTTTCATATGGGTAAATGAAAATGAAGGTAATGGCAGAATAATGTAATCAGAGCTTAGTAACCATTTGGCATAAATATCTGCCATCGTATTTTGTAGTGTCTCTGGGAATTTTCCTTCATTTGGAAATACTGCCCATTCATTTACCTCAACGAAATACGTATCAAGTTTTTCATCAATATTGGTTTCAGTTGTTAGTACCCCAATGAAATGCGTTAAATCACCTTTTTCTTCTTGAAATAAATAGTCGGCATCATAGGATGCATTTACAACTTCTTTAGGATCAAGATTCATTAATTCATGCATCAATTCCTTTTGCTCAGTCGTTATAGACTCTACAAGTTTTACTATTTCTTGATTAACCCCTTCAAATTGCATCGGTACTCTTGATTTGACACCAGCTAAGGTAAACGCTGGCATTTTTACTATTTTATATTCCATAGAATCTCCTCCCTTTACTTCGATTGAGAAATGTAGCTTTGAAAACATTTGTTTTATGTTATGTTTTTGAACTTCAGACGGTAGATAACCTAGCTCCTTTTTGAATGCTCGAGTAAAACCGTCAATAGACTGATAAGCATATTTATAAGCAACATCAGTCACTGATAGACCTTTTAATAAATCCTCATTTGCCATGGCAATTCTTCTTTTTTTGATATACTCGTTTAAGGTTAAACCTGTTAAATGAAAGAAAATTGTTTTGAAATGGTATTCATTGATAGCATGAGCTTTAAACCATTCCTTCCAGTTAATGTCCTCACATAAATTTTCTTCAATATATTCAACTGCTTGATTGAGTTCTTTTAACATGAAATGTCCTCCTTTCTGTAGCTACAGTTTATCAACGATTTGTTATCGTTACTCGATATTGTTAGAGAAGTTCGGTCGGATCATATATTGTTTTTAGATGTAAAGTTTTATTATGAAAAACTGAGAAAATATGTAAAAGGTATTTTGATTTGGTAAACTATTGGTATTGATATTTAATTAAGCATGAAGTGTTAATGAAAGCATCATACATACAAAACAGGAGAGATTTCTATGTTATCACAAGAACGATACAACTTAATTATGGAGAACTTACGTGTAAAAGGAAATGTATCCATGAGAGAATTAGTGGAACTTCTAGGTGTTTCCATGGATACGGTGCGTAGAGATATAAAATATTTAGAAAGTATAGGAAATCTAAAAAAAGTATACGGTGGTGCATCTTTACCTAATCAAATTGTGACAAATCATTCTTTTGTCAATCGCAAAAATTCTAATGTTGTAGAGAAACAAGAAATATCTAATAAAGCGATCCAATATATTAAAGAGTATCAGGCGATTGCATTAAATGCTGGTACTACAAATGTGGAGTTTGCGGAAGAATTAGTGAAATCATTTGATTGTTTAACTGTTATCACTAACTCTTTACTCATCGCTAATATTTTAAACACTAAAAAGGATTTCACCGTTATTGTTACAGG contains the following coding sequences:
- a CDS encoding superoxide dismutase, coding for MTTFSLPALNYGFDALEPVIDQKTMEIHHGKHHQTYVTNLNAALEGHEELKGKTLEELLANLGTLPAPIQTAVRNNGGGHLNHSLFWEILTTPKENNSPTGDLAEAVNQKFGSFENFQDEFTQAATGRFGSGWAWLVVNNQNEINITSTPNQDNPIMVGETAILGLDVWEHAYYLAYQNRRPEYIANFFKVINWDVVSRNYEKALNK
- a CDS encoding flavin reductase family protein, which translates into the protein MKVDIFKEAMANYPTGISIVTSNDEQGNPIGLTVNSFASVSLDPLLILWSIDNRVSTYEAFKKADKFAVNILANDQAEIAKLFASSLSNQERFEGCDWNSSAYQLPIIKNAVASLQCKTFQQVQAGDHIIFIGEVIEIDIEKRQPLLYHRRKMGGFPESFHES
- a CDS encoding DUF1307 domain-containing protein, with amino-acid sequence MKKNLRNIMFLFILTAMVTLVACGSSEKVTLEGDVDGATQIVTFEAKKDKIEKVEMKIAQTYESLNMSSKEEAESTMGELMEEAFASANESDGVDVSVGFEDEELIVEANIDFTKADTDALDEIGMGLGSSLDDEDLSLEKAVSDLESQGFEKK
- a CDS encoding DUF6526 family protein, producing the protein MEKKQSAENHTAVSPLQHFFWLPLSAITLFSIIAYIVVATAQENLTFVHIFLLSILLIAIISRMLARIYALKLQDRLIRTEETLRYYMLTQKKIDEKITVNQLIGLRFASDEEFVSLVEKTGNEDLSKGEIKQIIKNWRADNHRI
- a CDS encoding VanZ family protein, with amino-acid sequence MKSFYKFMVVLLFCLYLIILSKQILFKFLPLQVIVDHITLNFEGETFWHSHNFIPFKTISYYLFTAADMNFSIRIVNLAGNVIGFMPFGFLMPLLSRKFLNLKVIILATFCLSLAFELIQLIFRFGSFDVDDLILNTFGGVLGYLFIFLILKFIFNNRK
- a CDS encoding DUF3221 domain-containing protein, with the protein product MKKTLLITFIVLLNVLLIGCGKPDIEGIVLEVNDDGVKLATELSPAEYEKIKDESVLDIQNEDVNGSTSLGLIDLNYEHTDKFSKGDEVEVWMEGDIMTSYPSKAKAKKISKKY
- a CDS encoding prenyltransferase, coding for MIPSQPAFSLKGIGMLLRIIAVVSSSVAAILSTVLPLLFHYTLSALTIISVASILLIGTVLIHGMLTHTFNDLADYQSGTDQHSPGILSGGSRVLQTGTMSERMLIQLGIGISIFLLFITAVFAFLGYIEFAVLTLVGLWGAASYSLKPFQLAYYPFVGEWFSLFPTMLLLGIAAPWILLEQVPIWAWQNALINAIWCMTWVMVHHIPDRHADRKAQPIKRTSVVWAEDKFGEIGAKLPALLYFIFVGTLLVWMAFTRPIGAIGAGVILIYGIYLMMKMDVEDVEKVTSIEKILLLLAFVTAIWIGIFI
- a CDS encoding DUF418 domain-containing protein, with the translated sequence MKNRIQESSPISTKERIESLDIIRGIALFGILLVNMPLFQSPQLIADLYMMSPELSSSDQFLRMLLDVFVETKFFTIFSFLFGVGFYIFMERAVNKTDHFYRLYSRRLIVLAIFGFLHLCLLWYGDILLGYALAGFFLIFFYKRKQKTILLWLMSFSIALIGLLVFGIFGSTDLATMEQ
- a CDS encoding DUF418 domain-containing protein, with the protein product MNILTALFMFLIGLYAVKRGIFRDFPSHKPFIKRVWLISLLTSIPLSAGIILLHLKILNFGILNEQLIQSLLTISGLSLSFFYISTILFLLEREKWKRILHPFSYVGRMALTNYITQTIIGVGIFTGLGMFGEVNIGLGILISIIVLPLQMILSYFWLKHFRFGPLEWVWRSLTYGEFQPMKKQL